The following coding sequences lie in one Silvanigrella aquatica genomic window:
- a CDS encoding transposase: protein MVKKKSVKSQYSLEFKNQVLEVLENSPKSMAQIAREFEVSYPTLNSWKRSIGEKENSNIKKNSDELKKLKREYELLKKENEILKKAASFFAKQLD from the coding sequence ATGGTAAAGAAGAAATCAGTTAAAAGTCAATATTCTCTTGAGTTTAAAAACCAAGTCCTTGAAGTCTTAGAAAATAGCCCTAAAAGCATGGCTCAGATAGCTAGGGAGTTTGAGGTTTCCTACCCCACTCTGAATAGCTGGAAGCGTTCTATTGGCGAAAAGGAAAATTCAAATATAAAGAAAAACTCTGACGAATTGAAAAAGCTAAAGCGAGAATACGAGCTTTTAAAAAAGGAAAATGAAATCCTAAAAAAGGCGGCAAGCTTCTTTGCAAAGCAACTCGATTAA
- a CDS encoding IS3 family transposase — MLEKLNYPILLLCKVMCVSKSGFYKWLECKDKNHQFEFSLEEEIKKIHTSSRGTYGRRRILSTLKKSFIKVGKKRISKIMKKLNLNGVGKPKFKTTTKVDRQAIHFPNLISGDFTSYKPNELWTSDITYIPTKEGWVYLCIILDTFSRAIIGWSMQDNLKREIVLNSLNMAYKKRSHFPNGIIFHSDKGSQYSSKEVRKYLKLNHFHQSMSNSCYENSITETFFSTLKKELVHRCNFLTRKEAKSSIIEYIEVFYNRIRAHSALDYLAPLEYEKNYEI; from the coding sequence TTGCTAGAGAAGCTTAATTATCCTATTCTTTTACTTTGCAAAGTAATGTGCGTTTCTAAAAGTGGATTTTATAAATGGCTTGAGTGTAAAGATAAAAATCATCAATTTGAGTTTAGCCTTGAAGAAGAAATAAAAAAAATACATACTTCTTCAAGGGGTACATATGGAAGACGGCGAATTTTATCAACACTTAAAAAGTCATTTATTAAAGTTGGAAAAAAACGAATATCCAAGATTATGAAGAAACTAAATCTGAATGGGGTCGGCAAACCTAAATTTAAAACAACAACAAAGGTTGATAGGCAAGCGATACATTTTCCGAATTTAATTTCAGGGGATTTTACTTCCTATAAGCCCAACGAACTTTGGACCAGCGATATTACTTATATTCCAACGAAAGAGGGCTGGGTTTATTTGTGCATAATATTGGATACTTTTTCAAGAGCAATAATTGGTTGGAGCATGCAAGATAATCTAAAAAGAGAAATTGTTTTGAATTCACTAAACATGGCATACAAAAAAAGATCTCATTTTCCAAATGGAATAATTTTTCATAGTGACAAAGGATCACAATATTCAAGTAAAGAAGTTAGAAAATATTTAAAATTAAATCATTTTCATCAAAGCATGAGCAATAGCTGCTATGAGAATTCTATTACAGAAACATTTTTTTCCACTCTAAAAAAAGAATTGGTACATCGATGCAATTTTCTTACTAGAAAAGAAGCAAAATCTTCGATTATAGAATATATTGAGGTGTTTTATAATCGAATTCGTGCGCACTCTGCCCTTGATTATCTTGCACCATTAGAGTATGAAAAAAATTATGAAATTTAA
- a CDS encoding MAC/perforin domain-containing protein, whose translation MKFLMQEYKTTENPKTIENNHVTLSPDKKILKSGNSLSSSEQILPGAEILGCGYDVRENYADPRCVKERLFDFGEYNSTINKNGKIFNIPNLIKNDLVVSDINNSKLEIIYGDKTEEYLKSISNKLDIKGKYNFFTASLSNNFSTKTFGLDFFEYVTVKSSHTLYKLILPESDKLSSFISKDFKSKLENYSESALDIMKKYGAYYLKEIIVGGRIDYNSQTNKMTFKSNSSIENVAKMSYNNLIGKISVEDTSKYNEDIKSFNNSSRISFNSYGGKPGVWNSDTTKPSEYNEWFNSVSEYAVLSDFTTDSLIPIWNLLDKSNPNYLKRKEEFENALQDYMKEIQIPKGTDTLLKVKMTNNFRLFGTDKGSGAKKDLFVYKPVVDKNEYWVGQFGINNNSFISSNTMLPIIIDSIPGFVKPGVIPEKWTVKFHNFFHTLMVQDNQGQSAHEFDYKTPQYIL comes from the coding sequence ATGAAATTTTTAATGCAAGAATATAAAACGACTGAGAATCCTAAAACTATTGAGAATAATCATGTAACATTAAGTCCCGATAAAAAAATCTTAAAATCTGGTAATTCATTGTCTTCATCTGAGCAGATTTTACCTGGAGCTGAAATTTTAGGTTGTGGCTATGATGTTCGAGAAAATTATGCGGATCCTCGTTGTGTAAAGGAGCGCTTATTTGACTTTGGGGAATATAATTCAACTATTAATAAAAATGGTAAAATATTTAATATTCCAAATTTAATTAAAAATGATTTAGTTGTAAGTGATATAAATAACAGTAAATTAGAAATAATTTATGGTGATAAGACGGAAGAATATTTAAAATCAATTTCAAATAAACTAGATATTAAAGGTAAATATAATTTCTTTACAGCGTCATTAAGTAACAATTTTTCAACTAAAACATTTGGGTTAGATTTTTTTGAATATGTTACAGTTAAATCAAGTCATACATTATACAAATTAATTTTGCCAGAATCTGATAAGCTATCAAGTTTTATTTCTAAAGATTTTAAAAGTAAATTGGAAAATTATAGTGAAAGCGCTCTTGATATTATGAAAAAATATGGAGCTTATTATCTTAAGGAGATTATTGTAGGTGGGAGAATAGATTATAATTCACAGACAAATAAAATGACATTTAAATCAAATAGTTCTATTGAAAATGTTGCAAAAATGTCATATAATAATTTAATTGGTAAGATAAGCGTAGAAGATACTTCAAAATATAATGAAGATATTAAATCCTTTAATAATTCAAGTAGAATATCTTTTAATAGTTATGGAGGAAAACCTGGAGTTTGGAATTCAGATACAACAAAACCATCAGAATATAATGAATGGTTTAATTCTGTTTCTGAATATGCCGTTCTTTCTGATTTTACAACCGATTCATTAATTCCAATTTGGAACTTACTGGATAAAAGTAATCCAAATTATCTCAAAAGAAAAGAAGAATTTGAAAATGCACTTCAAGATTATATGAAAGAAATTCAAATTCCAAAAGGAACAGATACATTATTAAAAGTTAAAATGACTAATAATTTTCGTCTATTTGGTACAGATAAAGGAAGTGGTGCAAAAAAAGATTTATTTGTTTATAAACCCGTTGTGGATAAAAATGAATATTGGGTAGGTCAATTTGGAATAAATAATAATTCGTTCATTTCTAGTAACACAATGTTACCCATTATTATCGATTCGATACCAGGTTTTGTTAAGCCTGGTGTGATCCCCGAAAAGTGGACGGTTAAATTTCATAATTTTTTTCATACTCTAATGGTGCAAGATAATCAAGGGCAGAGTGCGCACGAATTCGATTATAAAACACCTCAATATATTCTATAA
- a CDS encoding matrixin family metalloprotease, which produces MKILIFIYSIIIYSCDLKIKYDDFNTNGDKPIVFSKGWGEKYKYPIILDLSNQILDEDKTNFKQIENAVSTWNKAIGKKIIYLRSGSNNFTGNSFNDLYLPFSQNINGIYFDQLSNGNGGWIKNTGKSANLIATTIYISNGSFIIKASIRMNRDTYIFGDTTVPLNNKTHFYVDLESIILHELGHVLGLGHVLNERDSVMYPYISIGENSISNPTTFRVLSDNDIIRIRSIYVN; this is translated from the coding sequence ATGAAAATATTAATATTTATTTATTCAATTATTATATATTCGTGTGATTTAAAAATTAAATATGATGATTTTAATACAAATGGTGATAAACCAATTGTTTTTTCAAAAGGATGGGGTGAAAAATATAAATATCCAATAATTTTAGATTTAAGTAATCAAATTTTAGATGAAGATAAAACTAACTTCAAACAAATTGAGAATGCAGTAAGTACCTGGAATAAAGCCATTGGAAAGAAAATAATATATTTAAGAAGTGGATCTAATAATTTCACTGGCAACTCTTTTAATGATTTGTATTTGCCGTTTTCTCAAAATATAAATGGAATTTATTTTGATCAACTGTCAAATGGAAATGGGGGATGGATTAAAAATACAGGGAAAAGTGCCAATTTAATAGCTACGACTATTTATATTTCAAATGGATCATTTATCATCAAAGCATCCATTCGTATGAATAGAGATACCTATATTTTTGGTGATACAACTGTTCCTTTAAATAATAAAACTCATTTTTATGTTGATTTAGAAAGCATTATTCTTCATGAATTAGGGCATGTATTAGGATTGGGTCATGTCTTGAATGAAAGAGATAGTGTTATGTATCCATATATATCAATTGGTGAAAATAGTATTTCAAATCCGACGACATTTCGTGTTTTATCTGATAATGATATCATTAGAATTCGTTCGATTTATGTAAATTAA
- a CDS encoding SCO family protein has translation MFISKKNILKKWKVKFTLFIILMQFLFLLKSYAAEDDFQKNMPQGEIYEKLNQKIDLSLTFTNQEGKKETLKDLFKNQKVLILTLNYYKCTTMCTFQFVNLASALKKLDWPIGNGFSIATISFDSSDTPAFAKEKHKLWTTQTGQNNAKWDFFVGDNKNIKSLVKDLNFYYELDKSTGEYSHGAALFFIKPDGTFYRYLYGIVYEPQDIKHALIETSNGELGSFLDRFLTKFKKYQSQIGKYALN, from the coding sequence ATGTTTATTTCTAAAAAAAATATTTTAAAAAAATGGAAAGTAAAATTTACTTTATTTATTATTCTCATGCAATTTTTATTCTTGCTAAAATCATATGCAGCTGAAGATGATTTTCAAAAAAATATGCCACAAGGAGAAATTTACGAAAAATTAAATCAAAAAATTGATTTAAGCTTAACATTTACAAATCAAGAGGGAAAAAAAGAAACATTAAAGGATCTTTTTAAAAATCAAAAAGTTCTTATTTTAACTTTAAACTATTACAAATGCACAACTATGTGTACTTTTCAATTTGTAAATTTAGCATCAGCTCTAAAAAAATTAGATTGGCCTATTGGAAATGGTTTTTCCATTGCTACAATTAGTTTTGATAGTAGCGACACTCCTGCTTTTGCAAAAGAAAAGCATAAATTATGGACTACTCAAACAGGGCAAAATAACGCAAAGTGGGATTTTTTCGTGGGTGATAATAAAAATATTAAATCCTTAGTTAAAGATCTTAATTTTTATTATGAACTAGATAAGTCAACAGGGGAATATTCTCACGGCGCAGCTTTATTTTTTATAAAACCTGATGGTACATTTTATCGTTATTTATATGGTATTGTTTATGAACCACAAGACATTAAACATGCTTTAATTGAAACATCTAATGGAGAGTTAGGTTCATTTTTAGATAGATTTTTAACTAAATTTAAAAAGTATCAATCTCAAATTGGAAAGTATGCTTTAAATTAA
- the proC gene encoding pyrroline-5-carboxylate reductase, whose amino-acid sequence MSQNLSGNIVIIGFGNIGKALAKGLQNIATKELNIIVCDREEPRPHENYPAGLDFKKLTYLSYSNITEKNNTIPLSDKDTLIFCVKPQNFVESVERWKPVFLGNKGNPLVISILAGTPTELIHKYFSYDCPVVRCMPNIAATIDASASVLCASSKTPKHYLERAKLIFDAVGKTWIAPEDQLDAVTGLSGSGPAYIYMVIEALADGGVKMGLPRQLAIELATQTVLGAAKLVQETKEHPAVLRDQVTTPGGTTISAIHELEKCGLRPMLISAVVTASEKSASLAKVVEEKIRKQQ is encoded by the coding sequence ATGAGTCAGAACCTTTCTGGAAATATTGTCATCATTGGATTTGGAAACATAGGTAAAGCTCTCGCTAAAGGGCTGCAAAATATCGCAACAAAAGAGCTTAATATTATTGTCTGTGATAGAGAAGAGCCACGACCCCATGAAAATTACCCTGCAGGTCTTGATTTCAAAAAACTCACTTACTTAAGTTATTCAAACATTACCGAAAAAAATAATACCATTCCTCTCTCGGATAAGGACACCCTTATTTTCTGTGTGAAACCACAAAATTTTGTGGAATCTGTGGAACGTTGGAAGCCCGTATTTTTAGGAAACAAAGGTAATCCACTTGTTATTTCTATACTGGCAGGAACACCTACGGAACTCATCCACAAATATTTTTCTTATGATTGCCCCGTTGTCCGTTGTATGCCAAATATTGCAGCAACTATCGATGCCTCTGCCAGTGTTTTATGTGCTAGTAGCAAAACTCCTAAACATTATTTAGAGAGAGCGAAACTCATTTTTGATGCCGTTGGAAAAACTTGGATTGCCCCTGAAGATCAACTGGATGCCGTCACAGGATTAAGTGGCAGTGGACCTGCCTATATTTACATGGTCATTGAAGCTTTGGCTGATGGGGGCGTTAAAATGGGTTTACCAAGACAGCTTGCCATTGAACTTGCCACACAAACTGTTCTTGGTGCTGCTAAACTTGTGCAAGAAACCAAAGAACATCCTGCTGTTCTAAGAGATCAGGTCACAACTCCCGGAGGAACAACCATAAGCGCCATCCATGAGCTTGAAAAATGTGGATTAAGACCCATGCTTATTTCTGCGGTTGTCACAGCTTCAGAAAAAAGCGCTTCTTTGGCAAAAGTGGTTGAAGAAAAAATAAGAAAACAACAATAA
- a CDS encoding S8 family serine peptidase, with product MIIRKYIQFLIILITIESCSNKIPNDVLSNKILLNEDSSSRSLGNNDLSKQNNNKIIYDQMWHLHNTGQKAYSDNEAKPGVDLNLSNVVETGKDVKALIADSAVDFSHSDLLNKNIKAGSLDIRDPLDITGPKFTLKDSIEITKDTNAHGTEVAGVIGGSINEKNGFRGVAPGVKMGSINVLERNSVLSEDEKEILLQYLGRNYNFINRSYGFHCFSFTSTYYKTEFDKNISNQLSDNIIVVQSGGNSSFCTNYIEAYAKENKIDLMDVFDNIDPLNVTAMQIEVFKRMRAHQSSFDYVKSTPTNIVVAAATSHGEASSYSSVGSDIWITGFGGGYRMRKTSDPIFRTSDPETDPAIISTTIPGRKNSNSQYEFDKDDEKYPENRGYNYTASFIGTSAATPMVSGVIALMLEANPNLKLWEIKYILAKTANREILEPDQIPGIMRMLKVLNIFDSSNQYWEPWFKQWVKNKADNYFHHAYGFGLVDASKAIAMTKEIMRGTKKYPYAGKKIENKEIKQDYSEPILINEGEMNETFTLNVLDNLSIQAINLLPTIDADKADGISIELISPSGTVSTILYPANSLISNNTKDSDISRKYPGNSLDVVEKTMGYLTNTFYEENSKGDWKIRIKNGNKKESTVNTKVKVLGIKMKILGFPLK from the coding sequence ATGATTATTAGAAAGTATATTCAATTTTTAATCATATTAATAACAATAGAGTCTTGTAGTAATAAGATTCCAAATGATGTTTTATCAAATAAAATTTTGTTAAATGAGGATTCAAGTAGTAGGAGTTTAGGCAATAACGATCTGAGTAAGCAAAATAATAACAAAATTATATACGATCAAATGTGGCATTTGCATAATACAGGACAAAAAGCCTACTCGGATAATGAAGCAAAGCCAGGGGTTGACTTAAATTTATCAAATGTAGTAGAAACGGGAAAAGACGTAAAGGCATTAATTGCAGATAGTGCTGTAGATTTCAGTCATTCGGATTTATTAAATAAAAATATTAAAGCTGGTTCTTTAGATATAAGAGATCCTTTAGATATAACAGGTCCTAAATTTACTTTAAAAGATAGTATAGAAATTACAAAAGACACGAATGCCCATGGGACAGAAGTTGCTGGAGTTATAGGGGGTTCTATAAATGAAAAAAATGGTTTTCGAGGTGTTGCCCCAGGAGTAAAAATGGGAAGCATTAATGTATTAGAAAGAAATTCCGTGCTTTCTGAAGATGAAAAAGAGATATTATTACAATATCTTGGAAGAAATTATAACTTTATTAATAGGAGTTATGGATTCCATTGTTTTAGTTTCACCTCAACATATTATAAAACAGAGTTTGATAAAAATATTAGCAATCAATTATCTGACAATATTATTGTGGTTCAAAGTGGAGGCAATAGCTCATTTTGCACAAATTATATTGAAGCATATGCTAAAGAAAACAAAATAGATCTTATGGATGTTTTTGATAATATAGATCCTCTTAATGTTACAGCAATGCAAATAGAAGTTTTTAAAAGAATGCGTGCTCATCAGTCTTCTTTTGATTACGTCAAATCTACTCCAACTAATATTGTTGTTGCTGCTGCTACTTCTCATGGAGAGGCGAGTTCCTATTCAAGTGTGGGGTCTGATATTTGGATTACAGGATTTGGAGGTGGTTATAGAATGCGCAAAACCTCGGATCCCATTTTTAGAACTTCTGACCCAGAAACAGATCCTGCAATCATCTCCACAACAATCCCAGGAAGAAAAAATTCAAATTCTCAATATGAATTTGATAAAGATGATGAAAAATATCCTGAAAACAGAGGTTATAATTATACTGCTTCGTTTATAGGAACTTCAGCTGCAACTCCTATGGTAAGTGGTGTTATTGCTCTTATGCTTGAAGCAAATCCAAATTTAAAATTATGGGAAATTAAGTATATTTTAGCTAAAACAGCAAATAGAGAAATTTTAGAACCCGATCAAATACCAGGTATTATGAGAATGCTTAAGGTATTAAATATATTTGATTCTTCTAATCAATATTGGGAGCCTTGGTTTAAACAATGGGTAAAAAATAAAGCAGATAATTATTTTCATCATGCTTATGGATTTGGACTCGTTGATGCCTCTAAAGCAATTGCCATGACAAAAGAGATTATGCGAGGTACAAAAAAATATCCCTATGCAGGAAAAAAAATAGAAAACAAAGAAATAAAGCAGGATTATTCTGAGCCAATCCTCATTAATGAAGGTGAAATGAATGAGACATTTACTTTGAATGTTTTAGATAATCTATCAATTCAAGCTATCAATTTACTTCCTACAATAGATGCAGATAAAGCCGATGGCATAAGCATTGAATTGATTTCTCCTAGTGGGACAGTGAGTACAATATTATATCCAGCAAATTCATTAATATCTAATAATACGAAAGACTCAGATATCAGTCGGAAATATCCTGGAAATAGTCTTGATGTAGTAGAAAAGACAATGGGTTATTTAACAAACACTTTTTATGAAGAAAATTCAAAAGGGGATTGGAAAATTAGAATTAAAAATGGGAATAAAAAAGAAAGTACCGTCAATACTAAAGTAAAAGTTTTAGGAATTAAAATGAAAATATTGGGGTTTCCTTTAAAATAA
- a CDS encoding acetate kinase: MNILVINSGSSSLKFQIIETDQNMIDGSSDKVKVKGLIDRIGTQALAKIAVTNGIEVKESIAIRDHSAALDYIFRKITSGTLNIEGIFSLSDIHAVGHRVVHGGEKFSKSVLVDKSVLKEIEDCIDLAPLHNPANLKGIQATLALFGEKVPHAVVFDTAFHSSIPEVNYLYALPYQYYRRYRIRKYGFHGLSHRYVSYRYRRIVSLERDQLNLITIHLGNGCSICSIKGGKSFDTSMGFTPLAGLIMGTRAGDIDASIPEFLAHKEGISLSDIDILLNKASGLLGISGLTNDMRELLDEEREHHDRRATLAIDMFTMRIKHYIGAYLAQMGGADAILFTGGIGENSSEVRRRICTDLGFFGIELNEEANKQKCFGAEGNISTENSKIKVWVIPTNEELMIARDTFRCVAGLPV; this comes from the coding sequence ATGAATATTCTAGTCATTAACAGCGGGAGCTCATCCCTTAAATTCCAAATCATTGAAACCGATCAAAATATGATAGACGGTTCAAGCGATAAGGTAAAAGTAAAAGGCTTGATCGATCGCATTGGCACACAAGCACTTGCCAAAATTGCTGTCACCAACGGAATTGAAGTGAAAGAATCCATCGCTATTCGCGATCACTCCGCAGCTCTCGATTATATTTTTCGTAAAATCACTTCAGGGACTTTAAATATCGAGGGCATATTTTCCCTTTCCGATATTCATGCGGTTGGTCACCGTGTTGTTCATGGTGGCGAAAAGTTTTCAAAATCGGTTCTTGTCGATAAAAGTGTTTTAAAAGAAATTGAAGACTGTATCGATCTCGCACCTCTGCACAATCCTGCAAATTTAAAAGGCATACAAGCCACTCTTGCGCTTTTCGGTGAAAAAGTTCCCCATGCTGTCGTATTTGATACCGCTTTTCATTCATCAATTCCTGAAGTAAATTATTTATACGCGTTACCTTACCAATACTATCGCCGCTATCGTATTCGTAAATATGGTTTTCATGGCCTTTCACACCGTTACGTAAGCTACCGCTACCGTCGTATTGTTTCCTTAGAGCGTGATCAATTAAATTTAATCACTATTCACCTAGGAAACGGCTGTTCTATTTGCTCTATTAAAGGTGGTAAATCATTTGATACCTCTATGGGCTTCACTCCTTTAGCTGGACTTATTATGGGAACACGCGCTGGAGATATTGACGCATCTATCCCTGAATTTTTAGCTCATAAAGAAGGAATTTCTTTATCAGATATAGATATTTTATTAAATAAAGCATCTGGGCTTTTAGGAATATCAGGCCTGACAAATGACATGCGCGAATTGCTTGATGAAGAAAGAGAACACCACGACAGACGTGCCACTCTCGCCATCGATATGTTTACCATGAGAATTAAACACTATATTGGTGCTTACCTCGCACAAATGGGCGGAGCCGATGCTATTTTATTTACAGGTGGTATTGGTGAAAACTCTTCAGAAGTACGTAGAAGAATTTGTACTGATTTAGGGTTTTTTGGTATTGAATTAAATGAAGAAGCAAATAAACAAAAATGCTTTGGAGCCGAAGGAAATATTTCTACAGAGAATAGCAAAATAAAAGTTTGGGTTATCCCAACAAACGAAGAACTTATGATCGCCCGCGATACTTTTAGATGCGTGGCAGGCCTGCCCGTTTAA
- a CDS encoding substrate-binding periplasmic protein, producing MTIIRINLKIRNIVLFLFLISAVNANSLESNIKTIKIAYYQDYPPLSYTENNKINGIFIDIAELILGKKMGYKVIQEGFPWERAQEMVKKGEFDAHITLFNKKRDEFLFFQKNTSYEASLGYAYSIKSPKLKEIENIKSIDDLKKIRLIDYIGNAWTKENLYIDEKSRENVYFLPSLINTLKMLNAKC from the coding sequence ATGACAATAATAAGAATAAATTTAAAGATAAGAAATATTGTTCTTTTTTTATTTTTAATAAGTGCTGTTAATGCTAATTCTTTAGAATCTAATATTAAGACAATTAAAATTGCTTATTATCAAGACTATCCTCCTTTATCTTATACTGAAAACAACAAAATTAATGGAATTTTTATTGATATAGCAGAATTAATTCTAGGTAAAAAAATGGGGTATAAAGTGATTCAAGAAGGTTTTCCTTGGGAGAGAGCTCAAGAAATGGTTAAAAAGGGTGAGTTTGATGCTCATATCACTTTATTTAATAAGAAAAGAGATGAATTTCTTTTCTTTCAGAAAAATACATCTTACGAAGCTTCACTAGGCTATGCTTATTCAATAAAAAGTCCAAAATTAAAAGAAATTGAAAATATTAAAAGTATTGATGATTTAAAAAAAATTCGATTAATCGACTATATTGGTAATGCTTGGACTAAGGAAAATTTATATATAGATGAAAAAAGTAGAGAAAATGTATATTTTTTACCAAGTCTGATTAATACCCTTAAAATGCTAAATGCTAAATGCTAA